AGCCCGCAAGCGCGAGATCCGCGACAGCCGCGCCATCGGGACGCGCCGGATCGTCGAGGCGATCACGCAGGCCCAGCGCCCGCCCCAGGTCCTGATCAATGCCTCGGCCGTTGGGTACTACGGCACCAGCGAGACGGCCACCTTCGACGAGAGCAGCCCGCCCGGCAGCGATTTTTTGGCCCAAGTTTGCCAGGACTGGGAAGCTGAAGCCCAGGCAGTCGAGCGGGTGGGGACGCGCTTGGCGATCCTGCGCTTTGGCATCGTCATGGGGCCCGGCGGCGCCCTGGGCAAGATGCTGCCCCCATTTCGGTCGTTTCTGGGCGGCCCGTTGGGTAGCGGCCGCCAGTGGGTGTCCTGGATCGCGCGCGACGACCTGGCCGATGCCCTCTGCTATGCCCTCAACGCCCCCGAGATGCAGGGCACATTCAACGCCACAGCTCCCAATCCGGTCCGCATGCGCGAGCTAGCGGACACCCTGGGCCGGGTCCTGAACCGACCGTCCTGGTTGCCCGTGCCGGGAGCTGCCCTGGAGCTGCTGCTAGGAGAGGGCGCTCGGGTGGTGCTGGAGGGGCAGCGCGTCCTGCCCAACCGCTTGCAGGCTGCGGGCTTTCCGTTCCAGTACCCCACGCTCGAGCCCGCGCTGGCCCACATTGTTGCCCGCTAGCCGGCCGCTGGGAACGTAACGGAACGGGCACCCGTCTTAACCTCAGGCATTGGTCGCTGTGGGCGCGCGCGCTGAGGTGCTGGCTGCGGCAGCTGGCACACGCTGCAGTTGCGCGCCCAACTGCCGCAGCTTGCCCTCGAGGTTTTCGTAGCCGCGATCGAGATGGTGCAGCCCCGTTACAGTCGTCACGCCTTCGGCTGCCAAGCCGGCCAGGACGAGCGCGGCCGAGGCGCGCAGGTCGGTAGCCTCAATGGGCGCGCCCGAGAGCTTGGGGACGCCGCGGATGATGGCGTGCCGGTCTTTGACGCGAATGTTGGCCCCCATGCGCTGCAACTCCGGGACGTGGGCGAGGCGGTGCTCGAACACGGTCTCGGTGATGACGCTATCGCCCGAGCTCAGCGCCAGCAGCACCATGAATTGGGCTTGCATGTCGGTAGGAAAGCCCGGGTAGGGCGCCGTTTCAATGTCGGTAGCGCTGAGCTCGCCCGGCAGGACGCGCAAGCAATCGGCGCGCTCGCGCACCACCTCGACCCCTATCTCGTGCAGCTTGGCCATGATGGGACCGAGGTGCTCGGGCACCGTGGGCG
This DNA window, taken from Cyanobacteria bacterium QS_8_64_29, encodes the following:
- a CDS encoding TIGR01777 family protein; the protein is MQVAITGATGFVGTRLVERLQAQGMGSLRVLTRNPERARAIFPAERYPQLEAVAYTPQRSGAWQQVLDGCDAAINLAGEPLADKRWTPARKREIRDSRAIGTRRIVEAITQAQRPPQVLINASAVGYYGTSETATFDESSPPGSDFLAQVCQDWEAEAQAVERVGTRLAILRFGIVMGPGGALGKMLPPFRSFLGGPLGSGRQWVSWIARDDLADALCYALNAPEMQGTFNATAPNPVRMRELADTLGRVLNRPSWLPVPGAALELLLGEGARVVLEGQRVLPNRLQAAGFPFQYPTLEPALAHIVAR